The proteins below are encoded in one region of Vulpes lagopus strain Blue_001 chromosome 10, ASM1834538v1, whole genome shotgun sequence:
- the DDI1 gene encoding protein DDI1 homolog 1 codes for MLVTVYCVRRDLSEATFSLQVNPDFELHNFRLLCELESGIPVDEIQIIFMERLLTDDRCSLGAYGLRDGDVVVLLQRESAGPRPHGRASGLLQIDFNGIAVPGTSSSRQQQQQQQQQQQHRAPSAQRSHGLDSGEKMTPTQGLDSPALIRSMLLSNPHDLSLLKERNPPLAEALLSGNLDTFSHVLMEQQRERALREQERLRLYTADPFDLEAQAKIEEEIRQQNIEENMNIAMEEAPESFGQVAMLYINCKVNGHPLKAFVDSGAQMTIMSQACAERCNIMRLVDRRWAGIAKGVGTQRIIGRVHLAQIQIEGDFLQCSFSILEEQPMDMLLGLDMLRRHQCSIDLKKNVLVIGTTGTQTPFLPEGELPLCAKLVSSAGQQESPDKEGADTIKHSVMDLGWRKH; via the coding sequence ATGCTGGTCACCGTGTACTGTGTGCGGAGGGACCTGTCCGAGGCGACCTTCTCCCTCCAGGTCAACCCTGACTTCGAACTGCACAACTTCCGCCTCCTTTGTGAGCTCGAGTCTGGCATCCCTGTGGACGAGATCCAGATCATCTTCATGGAGCGGCTCCTCACCGACGACCGCTGCTCCCTGGGTGCCTACGGCCTCAGAGACGGTGATGTGGTGGTGCTGCTGCAGAGGGAGAGCGCAGGGCCGCGGCCGCACGGACGAGCATCCGGCCTGCTGCAGATAGATTTCAACGGGATAGCCGTGCCGGGCACGTCCAGCTCacgccagcagcagcagcagcagcagcagcagcagcagcatcggGCCCCCTCAGCGCAGCGGTCCCACGGCCTGGACTCCGGAGAGAAGATGACACCCACACAGGGACTGGACAGCCCCGCGTTGATCCGGAGCATGCTACTGTCCAACCCCCACGACCTGTCACTGCTCAAGGAGCGCAACCCGCCCCTGGCCGaagccctgctcagcgggaaccTCGACACATTTTCTCATGTCCTCatggagcagcagagagaaagggcCCTGAGAGAGCAGGAGCGGCTGCGCCTCTACACTGCCGACCCATTCGACTTGGAAGCTCAGGccaaaatagaagaagaaatccGGCAGCAGAACATCGAGGAAAATATGAACATAGCGATGGAGGAGGCTCCAGAGAGTTTCGGACAAGTGGCCATGCTCTATATCAACTGCAAAGTGAATGGACATCCTCTGAAGGCCTTCGTGGACTCTGGAGCCCAGATGACTATCATGAGCCAAGCCTGTGCCGAGAGATGTAATATAATGCGGCTGGTGGACCGCCGGTGGGCTGGCATTGCCAAAGGGGTGGGCACGCAGAGGATTATTGGCCGAGTCCATCTAGCTCAGATTCAGATTGAAGGCGACTTCCTACAGTGCTCTTTCTCCATCCTGGAGGAGCAGCCCATGGACATGCTTCTGGGGCTGGATATGCTCAGGAGACACCAGTGTTCCATCGACTTGAAGAAGAATGTGCTGGTGATTGGCACCACTGGTACACAGACTCCCTTTCTTCCCGAGGGAGAGTTACCCCTGTGTGCCAAGCTGGTAAGTAGTGCTGGGCAACAAGAATCTCCAGACAAAGAAGGAGCAGATACTATTAAGCATTCAGTCATGGATTTAGGATGGAGAAAACATTGA